In the genome of Blastopirellula marina, one region contains:
- a CDS encoding DUF1552 domain-containing protein, with amino-acid sequence MNLHKRPWISRRTFLRGTGVAMALPYLEAMMPQSVFAAPTPEAPSRMGMFYFGTGMNMRQFWPDQTGAEASSSRILKPLEKHRGEFTAINGTFLSEGGGHDGAYPFSTSIAKGKKQQRSPDQIAAQVIGADTRFSSLQLSVDRGTNFGSQALATISWNEQGVPLAAENDPKVVFDRLFRPDTRDEKIQEKNEFRRRRSILDLVRDDAKQLAGKLGQTDREQLEQYYNSVRELEKSLARRVEWADTPKPAVETDNLHGTYKKKMEGPEGSGDYLYDDYAKLMYDLIALAFQTDSSRVVSYVVRKELAGGVYPEFNVSQGYHSLSHHGNDPQSLEELARVDTIYMQHWAYLLDRLKSIREGDSTVLDRTVLGLSSGMGFEHSKDNLPTILSGGSALGVKHAGHLKLEQEVPLASVWHTMLDRINVPVNGQFQDSTGVISELVS; translated from the coding sequence ATGAATTTGCACAAACGGCCTTGGATCTCACGTCGCACCTTCCTACGAGGAACGGGCGTTGCGATGGCGTTGCCGTACCTCGAAGCGATGATGCCACAAAGTGTCTTCGCAGCGCCAACGCCTGAGGCACCATCGCGAATGGGCATGTTCTACTTCGGCACCGGTATGAACATGCGCCAGTTCTGGCCTGACCAAACAGGTGCCGAGGCGTCCAGTTCGCGAATTCTTAAGCCGCTGGAGAAGCATCGGGGAGAATTCACCGCCATCAACGGCACGTTTTTATCGGAAGGTGGTGGGCACGATGGAGCCTATCCATTTAGCACTTCCATCGCGAAAGGGAAGAAGCAGCAGCGAAGCCCTGATCAGATCGCCGCCCAAGTGATCGGGGCCGATACGCGTTTCTCGTCGCTGCAATTGTCGGTCGATCGTGGTACGAACTTCGGTAGCCAGGCCTTAGCGACAATTTCGTGGAACGAGCAAGGCGTACCACTCGCTGCGGAGAACGACCCGAAAGTTGTGTTCGATCGTCTCTTTCGACCAGACACTCGCGATGAGAAGATTCAAGAGAAGAACGAATTCCGCCGTCGTCGATCAATCCTCGATCTGGTTCGGGATGATGCAAAGCAGCTTGCTGGGAAGCTAGGCCAAACCGACCGCGAACAGCTGGAGCAGTACTACAACTCGGTACGCGAACTCGAGAAGTCATTGGCTCGCCGTGTGGAATGGGCCGACACGCCCAAGCCTGCCGTCGAAACCGATAACTTGCACGGTACATACAAAAAGAAGATGGAAGGTCCCGAAGGCAGCGGAGACTATTTGTACGATGACTACGCAAAACTGATGTACGATCTGATCGCCCTGGCCTTCCAAACGGACTCTTCCCGCGTTGTCTCGTACGTGGTTCGCAAGGAACTAGCCGGAGGCGTCTATCCTGAGTTCAACGTTTCACAAGGTTATCACTCTCTCTCGCATCACGGCAATGATCCGCAAAGCCTCGAAGAACTTGCTCGCGTCGATACGATCTATATGCAGCACTGGGCTTATTTGCTCGATCGATTGAAATCGATTCGCGAAGGAGATAGCACGGTACTAGATCGCACCGTCCTTGGACTTTCCAGCGGCATGGGCTTCGAACACAGCAAGGATAATCTTCCGACAATTCTCAGTGGTGGTTCCGCTCTTGGCGTAAAGCATGCGGGGCATCTGAAGCTTGAGCAAGAAGTGCCATTAGCATCTGTGTGGCATACGATGCTCGACCGCATCAATGTTCCAGTGAACGGACAATTTCAGGACAGTACTGGCGTGATTTCGGAATTGGTGAGCTGA